A stretch of the Oncorhynchus clarkii lewisi isolate Uvic-CL-2024 chromosome 9, UVic_Ocla_1.0, whole genome shotgun sequence genome encodes the following:
- the LOC139417059 gene encoding uncharacterized protein isoform X3, whose amino-acid sequence MPSICIQIYVLGLLVLMGSRAEEVSVEGSISINSTSTPTDTPSTASLSPSIASLSPSTASLSPSTANLSPSTASLTPSTASLTPSTASLTPSTASLTPSTANLSPSTASLTPSTASLTPSTASLTPSTANQTAQTTSSGLTALSQSQGRETTATTETTTSLPATRGSDIAGYVILFLILLAVVCLVVILYILRKKSRRYSFDLQYPGYDHDTPLTCMEQPGTFEPNNEGEKQAHGDSDGDSFNNFCASDVTPPIKRVGFSLDLDLSDKVLLGSSPDL is encoded by the exons ATGCCATCAATCTGCATTCAGATCTATGTCCTGG GCCTCCTGGTGCTGATGGGGTCCAGAGCAGAGGAAGTTTCTGTTGAAGGCAGCATATCCATCAACTCCACCTCCACCCCTACTGATACCCCCTCTACAGCCAGCCTGAGCCCCTCTATAGCCAGCCTGAGCCCCTCTACAGCCAGCCTGAGCCCCTCTACAGCCAACCTGAGCCCCTCTACAGCCAGCCTGACCCCCTCTACAGCCAGCCTGACCCCCTCTACAGCCAGCCTGACCCCCTCTACAGCCAGCCTGACCCCGTCTACAGCCAACCTGAGCCCCTCTACAGCCAGCCTAACCCCGTCTACAGCCAGCCTGACCCCTTCTACAGCCAGCCTGACCCCCTCTACAGCCAACCAGACCGCCCAGACTACATCGTCAGGGTTGACAGCCCTCAGCCAATCACAGGGCAGGGAGACCACTGCGACCACGGAAACCACAACATCATTACCAG CTACAAGAGGAAGTGACATTGCAG gcTATGTAATCCTGTTTCTCATATTGTTGGCTGTTGTGTGTCTGGTGGTGATTCTCTATATCCTGAGGAAGAAGTCCAGG AGGTACTCGTTTGATCTGCAGTATCCAGGTTATGACCACGACACCCCCCTCACCTGCATGGAACAACCCGGAACCTTCGAACCCAACAATG aaggagagaagcaGGCTCATGGTGATAGTGATGGAGACAGCTTCAACAACTTCTGTGCCAGTGATGTCACTCCGCCCATAAAAAGGGTTGGCTTTAGCCTGGACCTCGACCTGAGTGACAAGGTGTTACTCGGCTCCAGCCCTGACCTTTGA
- the LOC139417059 gene encoding uncharacterized protein isoform X2 codes for MPSICIQIYVLGLLVLMGSRAEEVSVEGSISINSTSTPTDTPSTASLSPSIASLSPSTASLSPSTANLSPSTASLTPSTASLTPSTASLTPSTASLTPSTANLSPSTASLTPSTASLTPSTASLTPSTANQTAQTTSSGLTALSQSQGRETTATTETTTSLPATRGSDIAGYVILFLILLAVVCLVVILYILRKKSRRYSFDLQYPGYDHDTPLTCMEQPGTFEPNNDQEIWESEREGGDEDPHAMSPVANGSAMGAGETGSTGENEGEKQAHGDSDGDSFNNFCASDVTPPIKRVGFSLDLDLSDKVLLGSSPDL; via the exons ATGCCATCAATCTGCATTCAGATCTATGTCCTGG GCCTCCTGGTGCTGATGGGGTCCAGAGCAGAGGAAGTTTCTGTTGAAGGCAGCATATCCATCAACTCCACCTCCACCCCTACTGATACCCCCTCTACAGCCAGCCTGAGCCCCTCTATAGCCAGCCTGAGCCCCTCTACAGCCAGCCTGAGCCCCTCTACAGCCAACCTGAGCCCCTCTACAGCCAGCCTGACCCCCTCTACAGCCAGCCTGACCCCCTCTACAGCCAGCCTGACCCCCTCTACAGCCAGCCTGACCCCGTCTACAGCCAACCTGAGCCCCTCTACAGCCAGCCTAACCCCGTCTACAGCCAGCCTGACCCCTTCTACAGCCAGCCTGACCCCCTCTACAGCCAACCAGACCGCCCAGACTACATCGTCAGGGTTGACAGCCCTCAGCCAATCACAGGGCAGGGAGACCACTGCGACCACGGAAACCACAACATCATTACCAG CTACAAGAGGAAGTGACATTGCAG gcTATGTAATCCTGTTTCTCATATTGTTGGCTGTTGTGTGTCTGGTGGTGATTCTCTATATCCTGAGGAAGAAGTCCAGG AGGTACTCGTTTGATCTGCAGTATCCAGGTTATGACCACGACACCCCCCTCACCTGCATGGAACAACCCGGAACCTTCGAACCCAACAATG ATCAGGAGATCTGGGAgtctgagagagagggtggtgatGAGGATCCCCATGCTATGAGCCCTGTAGCTAACGGCTCAGCTATGGGGGCTGGAGAGACTGGCTCTACAGGGGAGAACG aaggagagaagcaGGCTCATGGTGATAGTGATGGAGACAGCTTCAACAACTTCTGTGCCAGTGATGTCACTCCGCCCATAAAAAGGGTTGGCTTTAGCCTGGACCTCGACCTGAGTGACAAGGTGTTACTCGGCTCCAGCCCTGACCTTTGA
- the LOC139417059 gene encoding uncharacterized protein isoform X1 → MPSICIQIYVLGLLVLMGSRAEEVSVEGSISINSTSTPTDTPSTASLSPSIASLSPSTASLSPSTANLSPSTASLTPSTASLTPSTASLTPSTASLTPSTANLSPSTASLTPSTASLTPSTASLTPSTANQTAQTTSSGLTALSQSQGRETTATTETTTSLPVSATRGSDIAGYVILFLILLAVVCLVVILYILRKKSRRYSFDLQYPGYDHDTPLTCMEQPGTFEPNNDQEIWESEREGGDEDPHAMSPVANGSAMGAGETGSTGENEGEKQAHGDSDGDSFNNFCASDVTPPIKRVGFSLDLDLSDKVLLGSSPDL, encoded by the exons ATGCCATCAATCTGCATTCAGATCTATGTCCTGG GCCTCCTGGTGCTGATGGGGTCCAGAGCAGAGGAAGTTTCTGTTGAAGGCAGCATATCCATCAACTCCACCTCCACCCCTACTGATACCCCCTCTACAGCCAGCCTGAGCCCCTCTATAGCCAGCCTGAGCCCCTCTACAGCCAGCCTGAGCCCCTCTACAGCCAACCTGAGCCCCTCTACAGCCAGCCTGACCCCCTCTACAGCCAGCCTGACCCCCTCTACAGCCAGCCTGACCCCCTCTACAGCCAGCCTGACCCCGTCTACAGCCAACCTGAGCCCCTCTACAGCCAGCCTAACCCCGTCTACAGCCAGCCTGACCCCTTCTACAGCCAGCCTGACCCCCTCTACAGCCAACCAGACCGCCCAGACTACATCGTCAGGGTTGACAGCCCTCAGCCAATCACAGGGCAGGGAGACCACTGCGACCACGGAAACCACAACATCATTACCA gtttcaGCTACAAGAGGAAGTGACATTGCAG gcTATGTAATCCTGTTTCTCATATTGTTGGCTGTTGTGTGTCTGGTGGTGATTCTCTATATCCTGAGGAAGAAGTCCAGG AGGTACTCGTTTGATCTGCAGTATCCAGGTTATGACCACGACACCCCCCTCACCTGCATGGAACAACCCGGAACCTTCGAACCCAACAATG ATCAGGAGATCTGGGAgtctgagagagagggtggtgatGAGGATCCCCATGCTATGAGCCCTGTAGCTAACGGCTCAGCTATGGGGGCTGGAGAGACTGGCTCTACAGGGGAGAACG aaggagagaagcaGGCTCATGGTGATAGTGATGGAGACAGCTTCAACAACTTCTGTGCCAGTGATGTCACTCCGCCCATAAAAAGGGTTGGCTTTAGCCTGGACCTCGACCTGAGTGACAAGGTGTTACTCGGCTCCAGCCCTGACCTTTGA
- the LOC139417058 gene encoding anaphase-promoting complex subunit 10 has product MATPSKTPPGSDPKQLERTGTVREIGSQAVWSLSSCKPGFGVDQLRDDNLETYWQSDGSQPHLVNIQFRRKTTVKMLCMYADYKSDESYTPSKISVRVGNNFHNLQEIRQLEMVEPSGWIHIPLLDTVNNPIRTFMIQIAVLANHQNGRDTHMRQIKVYTPVEESSIGKFPRCTTVDFMMYRTIR; this is encoded by the exons atggcGACCCCCAGTAAGACCCCGCCAGGTTCTGACCCCAAGCAGCTGGAGAGGACCGGGACGGTCCGGGAGATCGGCTCTCAGGCGGTGTGGTCTCTGTCTTCCTGTAAACCAG GTTTTGGTGTGGACCAGCTGAGAGATGATAACTTGGAGACATACTGGCAGTCTGATGGATCCCAGCCACACCTAGTCAACATCCAGTTTAG gagaAAGACTACAGTGAAGATGTTGTGTATGTATGCAGACTACAAGTCAGACGAGAGCTACACCCCCAGTAAGATCTCTGTCAGAGTAGGAAACAACTTCCACAACCTGCAGGAGATCAGA CAGTTAGAGATGGTAGAGCCTAGCGGTTGGATCCACATTCCTCTTCTGGACACAGTCAACAACCCCATCAG GACGTTCATGATCCAGATCGCTGTGTTAGCCAACCATCAGAACGGCAGAGACACGCACATGAGACAGATCAAAGTATATACCCCCGTGGAGGAGAGCTCCATCGGCAAGTTCCCAAGATGCACCACGGTCGACTTCATGATGTACCGCACCATCAGATGA